The nucleotide window ATTTAAAGCCGAAGCGTATTCCTCAGTATCCTGATTCCTCACCAAAGAACTGTTTCTGACAAATAGCCATGCTGGTCTCAGAGGCAGATGATGTACACAGTCCCAGCCCTTTCTACATACTCGAATTCAATTAAGAAGGCTCTCTTTTGTCCATTTTGACACCTTTCCTGCTAAATTAAGAGCTTCTTGTTATTGTGAAGAAATAACTATcatctttgatcttcttgatgTGATACTGCATTTGCATTTTCTGATTAGTTGTTAAGAGCCTTTTATTGGTAATTGGGCCCTGTagaattctgtttttttttttttttttttacatcttcatcttgcattttctcaaaatgaagttatattattttagtcTATTGATCACTTCTTATTGCAGGTCGGGGCGTCCGTGACTAAATTGGACCGCCATGTGCCTCCAATCATCAAGCAAGCTTCTTCCCAGGCCTTCTCAGCTGCTCAAAGCGCCCCAGAGGTAGCTCGAGCTGTTGCCTCTAAAGTTAAGCGTGCTGGGGTGGTGGACACCGCTTCAGGTATTGCCAAATCTGTTTTAACCAAGTGCGAGCCAACTGCTAAAGATCTATACTCCAAGTATGAACCAAAAGCAGAGCAGTGCGCGGTGTTAGCTTGGCGCAAGCTCAATCAGCTGCCCCTCTTTCCCCAAGTGGCTCAAGTTGTTGTCCCAACCGCAGCTTATTGTACGGAGAAGTACAACCAAACAGTGCGCAACACTGCAGAGAAGGGTTACAGGGTTTCGCCTTACCTACCCTTGGTCTCTACAGAAAGGATTGCCGAGGTTTTCAGGGGCGCTAGTGCTGAACCAGAGCCTTTGCTTACCAATGGaaatcaaatctcaaaataataataatattaaaaaataatat belongs to Juglans regia cultivar Chandler chromosome 8, Walnut 2.0, whole genome shotgun sequence and includes:
- the LOC109006755 gene encoding REF/SRPP-like protein At3g05500, which translates into the protein MLVFCLEKQEEAGDGDLAGGVVRRSIDHFLLQVGASVTKLDRHVPPIIKQASSQAFSAAQSAPEVARAVASKVKRAGVVDTASGIAKSVLTKCEPTAKDLYSKYEPKAEQCAVLAWRKLNQLPLFPQVAQVVVPTAAYCTEKYNQTVRNTAEKGYRVSPYLPLVSTERIAEVFRGASAEPEPLLTNGNQISK